A single region of the Aeromicrobium chenweiae genome encodes:
- a CDS encoding glycosyltransferase, with product MREVHIDPMSVERLAHLMDPERAERLEASAALARRILDGRVVWNVSSTASGGGVAEMLTTLLSYTRGAGIDTRWLVLEGSPGYFRLTKRLHNVLHGVPGDGGPLGDAERDEYESVLADNFETLRSLVRAGDIVLLHDPQTAGLAAGLRAVGAHVVWRCHIGRDNPTELTDLGWSFLEPYVSVAQATVFSREAYGPRWLDRRRSRIIPPSLDPFSTKNVDLPPGDVDAVLRQAALVTGPADHGNLAFDRRDGTAGTVRAHRSLFAAGDEVPADVRVVLQVSRWDRLKDMAGVLTAFAAGLRELPSDTHLMLVGPEASGVGDDPEGAEVLAECVDLWKTLPVDARERVHLVALPMDDVGENAHLVNALQRHASVVVQKSLVEGFGLTVTEAMWKNRPVVASAVGGIQDQITDGADGLLLADPADLAGFTDLIARVLDDDHLAQRLGDAAGGTVRDRYLGDRNLIQYVDLFSELLQE from the coding sequence ATGCGCGAAGTTCACATCGACCCGATGTCCGTGGAGCGGCTCGCGCACCTGATGGACCCGGAACGTGCCGAGCGGCTCGAGGCCAGTGCGGCCCTGGCGCGGCGCATCCTCGACGGGCGCGTCGTGTGGAACGTGAGCTCGACGGCCTCGGGCGGCGGTGTCGCGGAGATGCTCACGACGCTGCTGTCGTACACGCGCGGTGCAGGGATCGACACGCGCTGGCTGGTCCTGGAGGGGAGCCCCGGGTACTTCCGGCTGACCAAGCGGCTGCACAACGTGCTGCACGGCGTGCCCGGCGACGGGGGCCCGCTGGGTGACGCGGAGCGCGACGAGTACGAATCCGTCCTCGCCGACAATTTCGAGACCCTGAGGTCGCTGGTGCGGGCGGGCGACATCGTGCTCCTGCACGACCCGCAGACCGCAGGTCTTGCGGCAGGGCTGCGGGCGGTGGGTGCCCACGTCGTGTGGCGCTGTCACATCGGCCGGGACAACCCGACCGAGCTCACCGACCTCGGCTGGAGCTTCCTGGAGCCCTATGTCAGCGTCGCACAGGCCACGGTCTTCTCCCGCGAGGCCTACGGTCCTCGGTGGCTGGACCGGCGACGCTCACGGATCATCCCGCCGTCGCTCGACCCGTTCAGCACCAAGAACGTCGACCTGCCGCCGGGGGACGTCGATGCGGTCCTCCGCCAGGCGGCCCTGGTGACCGGTCCGGCCGATCACGGCAATCTGGCCTTCGACCGGCGTGACGGCACCGCGGGCACGGTGCGGGCACACAGGAGCCTCTTCGCAGCGGGCGACGAGGTGCCCGCTGACGTGCGCGTGGTGCTCCAGGTCAGCCGGTGGGACCGCCTCAAGGACATGGCAGGGGTGCTGACCGCCTTCGCCGCCGGTCTGCGCGAGCTCCCGAGCGACACGCACCTGATGCTGGTGGGGCCCGAGGCGTCGGGAGTCGGCGACGACCCAGAAGGGGCCGAGGTGCTCGCGGAGTGTGTCGATCTCTGGAAGACGTTGCCGGTCGACGCTCGCGAACGCGTGCACCTGGTGGCGCTGCCGATGGATGACGTGGGCGAGAACGCCCACCTCGTCAACGCGTTGCAGCGGCATGCCTCCGTCGTCGTGCAGAAGAGCCTCGTCGAGGGCTTCGGACTGACGGTCACCGAGGCGATGTGGAAGAACCGGCCGGTGGTCGCCTCCGCCGTCGGTGGGATCCAGGACCAGATCACCGACGGGGCGGACGGCCTGCTGCTGGCCGATCCGGCCGACCTGGCCGGCTTCACGGATCTGATCGCCAGGGTGCTCGACGACGATCACCTGGCTCAGCGCCTCGGTGACGCGGCCGGCGGGACAGTGCGCGACCGGTACCTCGGCGACCGCAACCTCATCCAGTACGTCGACCTGTTCAGCGAGCTGCTGCAGGAGTAG
- a CDS encoding NAD-dependent epimerase/dehydratase family protein: MRIFFTGGSGKAGKHVVAHLAEQGHQVTNVDLAPLGHPGVADLRVDLTDAGETYSALAGLATFEELDLPEKPAYDAVVHFAAVPRILLTSDTATYATNVLSTYNVLEAATRLGVGKIVFASSETTYGVCFAQGDRRPLYVPVDEEHPTVPEDAYAMSKVAGEVTARSFQARTGTDVYGLRINNVIEPHEYAEIFPAFLQDPSLRRRNLFAYIDARDLGQMVQRCLETDGLGYEVFNVANADMSVASTTEEIRDRFYDGVPVRREMGRDETFYAIDKARDLLGFEPRHSWRDVLADPGAGGD; this comes from the coding sequence ATGCGCATCTTCTTCACCGGCGGCAGCGGCAAGGCCGGCAAGCACGTCGTCGCTCACCTCGCCGAGCAGGGCCATCAGGTCACCAACGTCGATCTCGCCCCGCTGGGTCACCCGGGGGTGGCCGACCTGCGCGTCGACCTCACCGATGCCGGTGAGACCTACTCGGCGCTCGCGGGGCTGGCGACGTTCGAGGAGCTGGACCTGCCCGAGAAGCCCGCGTACGACGCGGTCGTGCACTTCGCGGCGGTACCGCGGATCCTGCTGACCTCGGACACTGCGACGTACGCGACGAACGTCCTCAGCACCTACAACGTGCTGGAGGCCGCGACCCGGCTGGGAGTGGGCAAGATCGTGTTCGCCTCTTCCGAGACGACGTACGGGGTCTGCTTCGCCCAGGGCGATCGCCGCCCGCTCTACGTGCCCGTCGACGAGGAGCACCCCACGGTGCCCGAGGACGCCTACGCGATGTCGAAGGTGGCCGGCGAGGTCACGGCGCGGTCGTTCCAGGCGCGTACCGGGACGGACGTCTACGGCCTGCGGATCAACAACGTCATCGAGCCGCACGAGTACGCCGAGATCTTCCCCGCGTTCCTCCAGGACCCATCGCTGCGACGCCGCAACCTGTTCGCCTACATCGACGCCCGCGACCTCGGCCAGATGGTGCAGCGATGCCTCGAGACGGACGGGCTCGGCTACGAGGTCTTCAACGTCGCCAACGCGGACATGTCCGTGGCCTCGACGACGGAGGAGATCCGCGACCGTTTCTACGACGGTGTGCCGGTACGACGTGAGATGGGTCGGGACGAGACCTTCTACGCGATCGACAAGGCCCGCGACCTGCTGGGGTTCGAGCCGCGACACTCCTGGCGGGACGTGCTTGCCGACCCCGGTGCGGGCGGCGACTGA